A section of the Lepus europaeus isolate LE1 chromosome 19, mLepTim1.pri, whole genome shotgun sequence genome encodes:
- the LOC133748831 gene encoding zinc finger protein 181-like isoform X2, translating to MFQVTFSDVAVDFSPEEWAWLSSAQRDLYREVMVQNYENLVSLGLSAAKPCVIALLEDGKEPWMVGKRLSKDWEPGWESKELSTKGDFCNEESPQTERTEQTVKPSCEFSSVSKDPECTETEEGRPRSQGTHFRPVPLRCRESPTGLCNVFRSTFHLKPTCSEPHRLSPEAKLRACATLKTSLPRTSGVRNGGKKLLNSNEGAAAFNQGTSLSLHQTLYNREKGYACRECGKAFGKQSILNRHWRIHTGEKPYECHECGKTFSHGSSLTRHQISHSGEKPYKCAQCGKAFSHVSSLTNHQSTHTGEKPYECMRCGKAFSRVSHLIEHLRIHTQEKLYECPVCGKAFIHRSSLIHHQKTHTGEKPYECGDCGKAFCCSSHLTRHQRIHTIEKQYECNQCLKIFSSLPFLTQHQSIHTEEKPFECQKCRKSFSQAESLDMHLRNHVRLKPYECSICGKAFSHRSSLLQHHRIHTGEKPYECIRCGKTFSCSSNLTVHQRIHTGEKPYTCSECGKAFSKGSNLTAHQRIHNCDKPNKYGKVVGPFHDYACERPGASASRIQNKPQP from the exons GTGACGTTCAGTGATGTGGCTGTAGACTTCTCTCCTGAAGAGTGGGCATGGCTCAGTTCTGCACAGAGAGACTTATACAGGGAGGTGATGGTCCAGAATTACGAGAACCTCGTCTCTCTAG GCCTCTCTGCGGCTAAGCCATGTGTGATCGCTTTACTGGAGGATGGAAAAGAGCCCTGGATGGTGGGAAAAAGACTATCAAAAG ATTGGGAACCAGGATGGGAAAGCAAGGAACTATCAACAAAAGGGGATTTTTGTAATGAAGAGTCACCCCAAACAGAAAGAACAGAACAAACTGTAAAACCGAGTTGTGAATTTTCAAGTGTCAGTAAGGACCCGGAGTGCACAGAGACGGAGGAGGggaggcccaggagccagggaacaCATTTCAGACCAGTGCCTCTCCGCTGTAGAGAGAGCCCCACTGGACTCTGCAATGTGTTTAGAAGCACCTTCCACTTGAAGCCCACTTGTTCTGAACCACACAGGCTTTCTCCTGAAGCAAAGTTACGAGCCTGTGCCACGCTGAAGACAAGCCTACCAAGAACGTCCGGTGTAAGGAATggcgggaagaagcttctgaactcTAATGAGGGTGCAGCGGCCTTCAACCAGGGCACATCACTTAGCCTTCACCAGACTTTGTATAATCGAGAGAAAGGCTATGCATGTAgagaatgtgggaaagcctttggcAAACAGTCAATCCTTAATCGCCACTGGAGAATTcatacaggggagaaaccctatgagtGTCACGAATGTGGGAAGACTTTTAGCCATGGCTCATCCCTTACTCGACATCAGATAAGCCACAGTGGAGAGAAACCTTACAAATGCGCTCAATGTGGGAAGGCCTTCAGTCACGTCTCATCGCTTACGAATCATCAGAGCactcacactggagagaagccGTATGAATGTATGCGCTGCGGGAAGGCTTTCAGTCGTGTCTCACATCTCATTGAACACCTGAGGATTCACACTCAAGAAAAACTCTATGAGTGTCCGGTATGTGGGAAGGCCTTCATTCATAGGTCATCTCTCATTCACCACCAAAAAACTCATACCGGAGAGAAACCGTATGAATGCGGCGATTGTGGGAAAGCCTTTTGCTGTAGCTCCCACCTTACTCGACATCAAAGGATTCATACCATCGAGAAACAATATGAATGCAACCAGTGTCTGAAGATCTTCAGTAGCCTCCCGTTTCTCACTCAGCATCAGAGTATTCACACTGAAGAAAAACCCTTTGAGTGTCAGAAATGCAGGAAGTCCTTCAGCCAGGCCGAATCACTGGATATGCATTTGAGAAATCACGTCAGACTGAAGCCTTACGAATGCAGCATCTGTGGGAAGGCCTTCAGTCATAGATCATCCCTTCTTCAGCATCACAGaatccacactggagagaaaccttatgaatgcattAGGTGTGGGAAGACCTTCAGCTGTAGCTCCAACCTTACtgtacatcagagaattcatactggAGAAAAACCATATACGTGTAGTGAGTGCGGAAAAGCTTTCAGCAAAGGCTCGAATCTCACTGCCCATCAAAGAATCCATAACTGCGATAAACCCAATAAGTATGGCAAAGTCGTTGGGCCATTTCACGACtatgcatgtgagagaccaggtGCGAGTGCAAGTAGGATTCAAAATAAACCTCAGCCGTAG
- the LOC133748831 gene encoding zinc finger protein 181-like isoform X3, producing the protein MVGKRLSKDWEPGWESKELSTKGDFCNEESPQTERTEQTVKPSCEFSSVSKDPECTETEEGRPRSQGTHFRPVPLRCRESPTGLCNVFRSTFHLKPTCSEPHRLSPEAKLRACATLKTSLPRTSGVRNGGKKLLNSNEGAAAFNQGTSLSLHQTLYNREKGYACRECGKAFGKQSILNRHWRIHTGEKPYECHECGKTFSHGSSLTRHQISHSGEKPYKCAQCGKAFSHVSSLTNHQSTHTGEKPYECMRCGKAFSRVSHLIEHLRIHTQEKLYECPVCGKAFIHRSSLIHHQKTHTGEKPYECGDCGKAFCCSSHLTRHQRIHTIEKQYECNQCLKIFSSLPFLTQHQSIHTEEKPFECQKCRKSFSQAESLDMHLRNHVRLKPYECSICGKAFSHRSSLLQHHRIHTGEKPYECIRCGKTFSCSSNLTVHQRIHTGEKPYTCSECGKAFSKGSNLTAHQRIHNCDKPNKYGKVVGPFHDYACERPGASASRIQNKPQP; encoded by the exons ATGGTGGGAAAAAGACTATCAAAAG ATTGGGAACCAGGATGGGAAAGCAAGGAACTATCAACAAAAGGGGATTTTTGTAATGAAGAGTCACCCCAAACAGAAAGAACAGAACAAACTGTAAAACCGAGTTGTGAATTTTCAAGTGTCAGTAAGGACCCGGAGTGCACAGAGACGGAGGAGGggaggcccaggagccagggaacaCATTTCAGACCAGTGCCTCTCCGCTGTAGAGAGAGCCCCACTGGACTCTGCAATGTGTTTAGAAGCACCTTCCACTTGAAGCCCACTTGTTCTGAACCACACAGGCTTTCTCCTGAAGCAAAGTTACGAGCCTGTGCCACGCTGAAGACAAGCCTACCAAGAACGTCCGGTGTAAGGAATggcgggaagaagcttctgaactcTAATGAGGGTGCAGCGGCCTTCAACCAGGGCACATCACTTAGCCTTCACCAGACTTTGTATAATCGAGAGAAAGGCTATGCATGTAgagaatgtgggaaagcctttggcAAACAGTCAATCCTTAATCGCCACTGGAGAATTcatacaggggagaaaccctatgagtGTCACGAATGTGGGAAGACTTTTAGCCATGGCTCATCCCTTACTCGACATCAGATAAGCCACAGTGGAGAGAAACCTTACAAATGCGCTCAATGTGGGAAGGCCTTCAGTCACGTCTCATCGCTTACGAATCATCAGAGCactcacactggagagaagccGTATGAATGTATGCGCTGCGGGAAGGCTTTCAGTCGTGTCTCACATCTCATTGAACACCTGAGGATTCACACTCAAGAAAAACTCTATGAGTGTCCGGTATGTGGGAAGGCCTTCATTCATAGGTCATCTCTCATTCACCACCAAAAAACTCATACCGGAGAGAAACCGTATGAATGCGGCGATTGTGGGAAAGCCTTTTGCTGTAGCTCCCACCTTACTCGACATCAAAGGATTCATACCATCGAGAAACAATATGAATGCAACCAGTGTCTGAAGATCTTCAGTAGCCTCCCGTTTCTCACTCAGCATCAGAGTATTCACACTGAAGAAAAACCCTTTGAGTGTCAGAAATGCAGGAAGTCCTTCAGCCAGGCCGAATCACTGGATATGCATTTGAGAAATCACGTCAGACTGAAGCCTTACGAATGCAGCATCTGTGGGAAGGCCTTCAGTCATAGATCATCCCTTCTTCAGCATCACAGaatccacactggagagaaaccttatgaatgcattAGGTGTGGGAAGACCTTCAGCTGTAGCTCCAACCTTACtgtacatcagagaattcatactggAGAAAAACCATATACGTGTAGTGAGTGCGGAAAAGCTTTCAGCAAAGGCTCGAATCTCACTGCCCATCAAAGAATCCATAACTGCGATAAACCCAATAAGTATGGCAAAGTCGTTGGGCCATTTCACGACtatgcatgtgagagaccaggtGCGAGTGCAAGTAGGATTCAAAATAAACCTCAGCCGTAG
- the LOC133748831 gene encoding zinc finger protein 181-like isoform X1: protein MCSTLPIGKIRAWIACIFGNCKVMFQVTFSDVAVDFSPEEWAWLSSAQRDLYREVMVQNYENLVSLGLSAAKPCVIALLEDGKEPWMVGKRLSKDWEPGWESKELSTKGDFCNEESPQTERTEQTVKPSCEFSSVSKDPECTETEEGRPRSQGTHFRPVPLRCRESPTGLCNVFRSTFHLKPTCSEPHRLSPEAKLRACATLKTSLPRTSGVRNGGKKLLNSNEGAAAFNQGTSLSLHQTLYNREKGYACRECGKAFGKQSILNRHWRIHTGEKPYECHECGKTFSHGSSLTRHQISHSGEKPYKCAQCGKAFSHVSSLTNHQSTHTGEKPYECMRCGKAFSRVSHLIEHLRIHTQEKLYECPVCGKAFIHRSSLIHHQKTHTGEKPYECGDCGKAFCCSSHLTRHQRIHTIEKQYECNQCLKIFSSLPFLTQHQSIHTEEKPFECQKCRKSFSQAESLDMHLRNHVRLKPYECSICGKAFSHRSSLLQHHRIHTGEKPYECIRCGKTFSCSSNLTVHQRIHTGEKPYTCSECGKAFSKGSNLTAHQRIHNCDKPNKYGKVVGPFHDYACERPGASASRIQNKPQP from the exons GTGACGTTCAGTGATGTGGCTGTAGACTTCTCTCCTGAAGAGTGGGCATGGCTCAGTTCTGCACAGAGAGACTTATACAGGGAGGTGATGGTCCAGAATTACGAGAACCTCGTCTCTCTAG GCCTCTCTGCGGCTAAGCCATGTGTGATCGCTTTACTGGAGGATGGAAAAGAGCCCTGGATGGTGGGAAAAAGACTATCAAAAG ATTGGGAACCAGGATGGGAAAGCAAGGAACTATCAACAAAAGGGGATTTTTGTAATGAAGAGTCACCCCAAACAGAAAGAACAGAACAAACTGTAAAACCGAGTTGTGAATTTTCAAGTGTCAGTAAGGACCCGGAGTGCACAGAGACGGAGGAGGggaggcccaggagccagggaacaCATTTCAGACCAGTGCCTCTCCGCTGTAGAGAGAGCCCCACTGGACTCTGCAATGTGTTTAGAAGCACCTTCCACTTGAAGCCCACTTGTTCTGAACCACACAGGCTTTCTCCTGAAGCAAAGTTACGAGCCTGTGCCACGCTGAAGACAAGCCTACCAAGAACGTCCGGTGTAAGGAATggcgggaagaagcttctgaactcTAATGAGGGTGCAGCGGCCTTCAACCAGGGCACATCACTTAGCCTTCACCAGACTTTGTATAATCGAGAGAAAGGCTATGCATGTAgagaatgtgggaaagcctttggcAAACAGTCAATCCTTAATCGCCACTGGAGAATTcatacaggggagaaaccctatgagtGTCACGAATGTGGGAAGACTTTTAGCCATGGCTCATCCCTTACTCGACATCAGATAAGCCACAGTGGAGAGAAACCTTACAAATGCGCTCAATGTGGGAAGGCCTTCAGTCACGTCTCATCGCTTACGAATCATCAGAGCactcacactggagagaagccGTATGAATGTATGCGCTGCGGGAAGGCTTTCAGTCGTGTCTCACATCTCATTGAACACCTGAGGATTCACACTCAAGAAAAACTCTATGAGTGTCCGGTATGTGGGAAGGCCTTCATTCATAGGTCATCTCTCATTCACCACCAAAAAACTCATACCGGAGAGAAACCGTATGAATGCGGCGATTGTGGGAAAGCCTTTTGCTGTAGCTCCCACCTTACTCGACATCAAAGGATTCATACCATCGAGAAACAATATGAATGCAACCAGTGTCTGAAGATCTTCAGTAGCCTCCCGTTTCTCACTCAGCATCAGAGTATTCACACTGAAGAAAAACCCTTTGAGTGTCAGAAATGCAGGAAGTCCTTCAGCCAGGCCGAATCACTGGATATGCATTTGAGAAATCACGTCAGACTGAAGCCTTACGAATGCAGCATCTGTGGGAAGGCCTTCAGTCATAGATCATCCCTTCTTCAGCATCACAGaatccacactggagagaaaccttatgaatgcattAGGTGTGGGAAGACCTTCAGCTGTAGCTCCAACCTTACtgtacatcagagaattcatactggAGAAAAACCATATACGTGTAGTGAGTGCGGAAAAGCTTTCAGCAAAGGCTCGAATCTCACTGCCCATCAAAGAATCCATAACTGCGATAAACCCAATAAGTATGGCAAAGTCGTTGGGCCATTTCACGACtatgcatgtgagagaccaggtGCGAGTGCAAGTAGGATTCAAAATAAACCTCAGCCGTAG